A genomic region of Pseudomonas sp. MPC6 contains the following coding sequences:
- a CDS encoding SUMF1/EgtB/PvdO family nonheme iron enzyme yields MYKDILMVGRVLLPLCTLLLLTGCQAQPSPLPKSEKLSPYKVSQIAATIEQKYPKLSTEVRGKLLNTVVQSLDNMVFVEGGEFQMGDFGWPYDDDPTNMCDWPCGVAPERMGHISMDGDDDFVHPVKLSSYSLSKFQATLGDFDLFFIAQGKPLFDAEYRERENLKIKRYAPNLPAPAKSWQEAKDYCGWLGELSGFPVDLPTEAQWEYAARNRGQHVMFSTDNGSLNYGRNFPKPGSGHTFAVDSFVPNPLGIYNLSGNATDWVNDWYDKDYYRHSPLENPTGPETGTHRIHRGSNYPEDPLLSASTVRRWADKPVAEGYFQGNGFRCSIQFNKPL; encoded by the coding sequence ATGTATAAGGATATTTTAATGGTCGGACGCGTTTTATTACCCCTTTGCACTTTACTGCTGCTTACAGGCTGCCAAGCGCAACCTTCCCCTCTACCAAAAAGCGAAAAACTCTCACCCTATAAGGTCTCTCAGATTGCTGCGACCATTGAACAGAAATACCCAAAACTTTCCACCGAGGTTCGCGGCAAGCTACTGAATACCGTGGTGCAGTCATTGGATAACATGGTGTTTGTCGAGGGTGGCGAGTTCCAGATGGGCGATTTTGGTTGGCCGTATGATGATGACCCTACAAATATGTGCGACTGGCCATGCGGTGTGGCCCCGGAACGGATGGGCCATATCAGCATGGACGGCGATGACGACTTCGTCCATCCGGTCAAGCTGAGCAGTTACTCCCTGTCAAAATTTCAGGCAACACTGGGCGATTTCGATTTGTTCTTTATTGCTCAGGGCAAACCGTTGTTTGATGCTGAATATCGTGAACGAGAAAATTTAAAGATTAAGCGTTACGCACCGAACCTACCTGCACCGGCCAAAAGCTGGCAAGAAGCCAAGGACTACTGTGGTTGGTTAGGGGAGCTAAGTGGTTTTCCAGTGGATCTACCCACAGAAGCCCAGTGGGAATATGCAGCCCGCAATCGTGGTCAACATGTGATGTTCTCCACCGACAATGGGAGCTTGAACTATGGACGAAACTTTCCCAAACCAGGCTCAGGTCATACCTTTGCAGTTGATAGCTTTGTCCCTAACCCACTGGGGATTTATAATCTGTCTGGGAATGCCACCGACTGGGTCAATGACTGGTACGACAAAGACTATTACCGCCACTCACCACTCGAGAATCCTACCGGCCCTGAAACGGGCACACATCGGATTCACAGAGGATCGAATTATCCAGAAGATCCATTGCTCAGCGCTAGTACAGTACGACGGTGGGCTGATAAGCCTGTAGCTGAGGGGTACTTTCAAGGGAATGGTTTTCGCTGTTCTATTCAATTCAATAAGCCGCTATAA
- a CDS encoding SUMF1/EgtB/PvdO family nonheme iron enzyme — MVGRILLPLCTLLLFTGCQAQPSPLPKSQKLSPDKVSQIAATIEQKYPKLSTEVRGKLLNTVVQSLDNMVFVEGGEFQMGDFGWPYDDDPTNMCDWPCGVDPERMGHISMDGDDDFVHSVKLSSYSLSKFQTTLGDFDLFFIAHGKPLFDAEYREREELQEKLYAPKLPAPVQSWQEAKDYCGWLGVLSGFPVDLPTEAQWEYAARNRGKHVAFSTDNGSLSYGRNFPASGKGKRTFAVDSFVPNPLGIYNLSGNATDWVNDWYDKDYYRHSPLENPTGPETGTLRIRRGSGYGEDPLLSASTVRRWADEPVRKRHAPGYSFRCSVQSDQPL; from the coding sequence ATGGTTGGGCGCATTTTATTACCCCTTTGCACTTTACTGCTGTTTACAGGCTGCCAAGCGCAACCTTCCCCTCTACCAAAAAGCCAAAAACTCTCACCCGATAAGGTCTCTCAGATCGCTGCGACTATTGAACAGAAATACCCAAAACTTTCCACCGAGGTTCGTGGCAAGCTACTGAATACCGTGGTTCAGTCACTGGATAACATGGTGTTTGTCGAGGGTGGTGAATTCCAGATGGGAGATTTTGGTTGGCCTTATGACGATGACCCGACAAATATGTGCGACTGGCCATGCGGTGTGGACCCGGAACGGATGGGCCATATCAGCATGGACGGTGATGACGACTTTGTTCATTCCGTTAAACTGAGCAGTTACTCCTTGTCGAAATTTCAAACAACACTGGGGGATTTCGATTTGTTCTTTATTGCTCATGGCAAACCGTTGTTTGATGCTGAATATCGTGAACGAGAAGAGTTACAGGAAAAGCTTTACGCGCCCAAGCTGCCAGCGCCGGTCCAAAGCTGGCAAGAAGCCAAGGACTATTGCGGTTGGTTAGGGGTGCTAAGTGGTTTTCCTGTGGATCTGCCCACTGAGGCCCAGTGGGAATATGCCGCACGCAATCGTGGGAAGCATGTGGCGTTCTCCACCGACAATGGGAGCCTGAGCTATGGACGTAACTTCCCTGCATCGGGTAAAGGTAAACGGACCTTTGCGGTTGATAGTTTTGTTCCTAACCCCTTGGGGATTTACAACCTGTCTGGAAATGCCACCGACTGGGTCAATGACTGGTATGACAAAGACTATTATCGCCACTCACCGCTTGAGAATCCGACCGGCCCCGAGACAGGCACACTCAGAATTCGTAGGGGTTCGGGGTATGGCGAAGACCCATTGCTCAGCGCGAGTACCGTACGACGGTGGGCAGATGAACCTGTAAGAAAACGGCACGCCCCAGGCTATAGCTTCCGCTGTTCAGTGCAATCCGATCAGCCGCTATAG
- a CDS encoding PDR/VanB family oxidoreductase yields MSDQLLKVVVRKREEQGEGVVVLDLRDPSGQPLPAFEAGAHVDIHLKTGLVRQYSLCGNPANADAYRLGVLKDPASRGGSVAVHELLQEGREIEISLPRNHFPLASDARRSILIGGGIGITPMVAMAYALNARDSDFELHYCGRSRSRSAFLEELDSAAFASRLRTHFDDEAAEQKLDLHAVLGTAQAGVHVYVCGPAGFMDWVIAQALAAGYADDHVHREYFQVEVDASGAGFEVVARRSGKTVQVAEGQSIVEALTAVGIKIEVSCEQGVCGTCLCDVIEGEPDHRDVYLTDDEKSANDQILVCCSRAKSKKLVLDI; encoded by the coding sequence ATGAGCGATCAATTATTGAAAGTCGTCGTGCGCAAGCGCGAAGAGCAGGGCGAAGGAGTCGTCGTACTGGATCTGCGCGATCCGTCGGGACAGCCTTTGCCCGCCTTCGAGGCGGGCGCGCATGTCGATATCCACCTCAAGACCGGGCTGGTTCGCCAGTATTCGCTGTGTGGTAACCCGGCCAACGCCGACGCCTACCGCTTGGGCGTACTCAAGGATCCCGCCTCGCGCGGCGGTTCGGTGGCGGTGCATGAATTACTGCAGGAAGGTCGCGAGATCGAGATCAGCCTGCCGCGCAATCATTTTCCGTTGGCGAGCGATGCCCGCCGCTCGATCCTGATCGGCGGCGGTATCGGTATCACCCCGATGGTCGCCATGGCCTACGCGCTGAATGCCCGCGACAGTGATTTCGAACTGCATTATTGCGGCCGTTCGCGTAGCCGCAGCGCCTTTCTCGAAGAGCTGGACAGCGCTGCGTTCGCTTCGCGGTTGCGCACGCATTTCGACGACGAAGCAGCCGAACAGAAACTCGACCTGCACGCCGTGCTGGGCACCGCGCAGGCCGGCGTGCATGTGTATGTCTGCGGACCGGCCGGTTTCATGGACTGGGTCATTGCCCAGGCCCTGGCAGCGGGGTACGCCGACGATCATGTGCACCGCGAATACTTCCAGGTCGAAGTCGACGCCTCGGGCGCCGGTTTCGAAGTGGTTGCCCGGCGCAGCGGCAAGACCGTACAGGTTGCCGAGGGCCAGAGCATCGTCGAGGCGCTGACTGCCGTGGGCATCAAGATTGAAGTGTCCTGTGAGCAGGGCGTTTGCGGCACCTGCTTGTGCGACGTCATCGAAGGCGAACCGGATCATCGCGACGTCTATCTCACGGATGACGAAAAATCCGCCAATGACCAGATTCTGGTGTGCTGTTCCCGGGCCAAGTCCAAGAAACTGGTGCTGGATATCTGA
- a CDS encoding alpha-hydroxy acid oxidase, with the protein MRRFYTGSDLNRVHSIAELADMARRRLPYFAWEYLSGGAEAELTLKDNLDAFSAYGLHARAMVPCHVPDTSRVLLGRVLPLPMLIGPTGYNGLLHRDADIHLARAATARGLPFSLSTASNTSLEDLVAAVPGVDLWFQLYAMRDPRVQNDLLQRAAAVGCRTLVLTCDAMVLGNREWDRRNFARPRQLAWRNKFDVLRHPRWLKQVMWPSGLPGMGNLEPYLPPAERNPLGSMAFIGKQMDTLLDWDMLARLRDRWGERLLLKGVLHPADVERAIALGLDGVVVSNHGGRQLDGALGSLDALAAIAPQAQGKLSLLLDGGIRRGSDIVKALALGVDAVLLGRSTLYGVAVAGEAGVGKALDVLTDELALTMNLMGCTHLNHLDRDSVFARRRA; encoded by the coding sequence ATGCGTCGTTTCTATACCGGCTCCGACTTGAATCGTGTGCACAGCATTGCCGAACTGGCCGACATGGCCCGGCGACGCTTGCCTTACTTTGCCTGGGAATACCTCAGCGGCGGTGCGGAGGCTGAACTGACGCTCAAGGATAATCTCGACGCGTTCAGTGCTTATGGCTTGCACGCCAGAGCCATGGTGCCGTGCCATGTCCCCGACACTTCCCGGGTCTTGCTCGGCCGGGTGTTGCCCTTGCCGATGCTGATCGGGCCGACGGGCTACAACGGCCTGCTGCACCGCGATGCCGACATTCACCTGGCCCGGGCGGCGACAGCGCGTGGTTTGCCTTTCAGCCTGAGTACCGCGTCCAACACCTCGCTGGAAGACCTTGTCGCGGCGGTGCCCGGCGTCGACCTGTGGTTCCAGCTGTACGCCATGCGCGATCCGCGGGTGCAGAACGATTTGCTGCAGCGGGCCGCCGCCGTCGGTTGCCGGACCCTGGTGTTGACCTGTGATGCGATGGTGCTGGGCAATCGCGAATGGGATCGGCGCAACTTCGCCAGGCCGCGGCAGCTGGCATGGCGCAACAAGTTCGACGTGCTCCGCCACCCGCGCTGGCTCAAGCAGGTGATGTGGCCATCCGGGCTGCCGGGCATGGGCAACCTCGAACCGTACTTGCCTCCGGCGGAGCGTAATCCCCTGGGATCGATGGCGTTTATCGGCAAGCAGATGGATACCTTGCTCGACTGGGACATGCTGGCGCGTTTGCGTGACCGATGGGGCGAGCGACTATTGCTCAAGGGCGTGTTGCATCCGGCGGATGTGGAGCGCGCCATCGCCCTGGGGCTCGACGGTGTGGTGGTGTCCAACCACGGCGGCCGCCAATTGGACGGCGCCCTCGGCAGTCTCGACGCACTGGCGGCCATCGCCCCGCAGGCACAGGGCAAGCTCAGCCTGCTGCTCGACGGCGGGATCCGGCGTGGCAGCGATATCGTCAAGGCGCTCGCCCTGGGGGTCGATGCCGTGTTGCTGGGGCGTTCCACGCTTTACGGTGTCGCGGTGGCGGGTGAAGCCGGCGTCGGCAAGGCGCTGGACGTGTTGACGGATGAACTGGCGCTGACCATGAACCTGATGGGCTGCACCCACCTCAACCACCTCGACCGCGACAGCGTGTTCGCGCGTCGACGCGCATAA
- a CDS encoding 3-keto-5-aminohexanoate cleavage protein translates to MSKNRPIIITCAVTGAIHTPSMSPHLPITPQEIADAAIGAAEAGASIVHLHARDPIDGRPSQDVDLFRQFLPQIKAKSDVVINITTGGAPTMGVEERLQPVAQLKPELASLNMGSMNFGLYEMLDRFTEFKHDWERPYLAESDDRIFRNTFRDIAHILNACAENRTRFEIECYDIGHLYTAAHFLQRGLLKAPIFIQSVFGLRGGIGGHPEDLAHMRRTADRLFGDAYQWSILGAGRNQIPLGTMGLSMGSHVRVGLEDSLWDGPGKLAASNADQVKRIRTVIEALGGRVATPDEAREMLDLKGKDQVDF, encoded by the coding sequence ATGTCCAAAAATCGCCCGATCATCATTACCTGCGCCGTCACTGGCGCCATCCATACGCCGTCGATGTCGCCGCACTTGCCAATCACCCCGCAGGAAATTGCCGACGCCGCCATTGGTGCCGCCGAGGCCGGCGCCTCGATTGTGCACCTGCATGCCCGCGATCCAATCGATGGGCGGCCGAGTCAGGATGTCGACCTGTTTCGTCAGTTCCTGCCGCAGATCAAGGCCAAGAGTGACGTGGTGATCAACATCACCACCGGCGGTGCGCCGACCATGGGCGTGGAAGAACGCCTGCAGCCTGTGGCACAACTCAAGCCGGAACTGGCGTCGCTGAACATGGGATCGATGAACTTCGGGCTGTACGAAATGCTCGATCGTTTCACCGAATTCAAGCACGACTGGGAGCGGCCATACCTGGCCGAGAGCGACGACCGGATCTTCCGCAATACCTTCCGCGACATCGCTCACATTCTCAACGCCTGTGCCGAGAACCGTACCCGTTTTGAAATTGAATGCTACGACATCGGCCATCTGTACACCGCCGCACACTTCCTGCAGCGCGGGTTGCTCAAGGCGCCGATTTTCATTCAGTCGGTGTTCGGTCTGCGCGGCGGCATCGGTGGACATCCCGAGGACCTGGCGCACATGCGCCGTACGGCCGACCGCCTGTTCGGCGACGCGTACCAGTGGTCGATTCTCGGTGCCGGCCGCAATCAGATTCCGCTGGGCACCATGGGCCTGTCGATGGGCAGCCATGTACGCGTCGGCCTTGAGGATTCGCTGTGGGACGGGCCCGGCAAACTGGCCGCGTCCAATGCCGATCAGGTCAAGCGCATTCGCACGGTGATCGAAGCCCTGGGCGGGCGCGTGGCGACGCCGGATGAGGCGCGGGAAATGCTCGATCTCAAGGGCAAGGACCAGGTCGATTTTTAA
- a CDS encoding flavin reductase: protein MVDTTGFRNSMAMLGGAVSVITTDGPAGRFGFTASAVCSVTDQPPTLLVCMNRSSFSNVHFKSNGVLSVNVLTPGHQEVSGAFSNRHLDTEQRFSCASWSTLESGAPLLDEALVSFDCRIAQAHEVGSHTIFYCEVLGIRNGESEEGLVYFNRAYHRLGDASKATS from the coding sequence ATGGTCGATACAACTGGATTTCGTAACTCAATGGCAATGCTTGGTGGCGCGGTTTCGGTCATCACCACCGATGGCCCCGCGGGTCGTTTCGGCTTTACCGCGTCTGCGGTGTGCAGCGTGACCGACCAGCCGCCGACGTTGTTGGTGTGCATGAATCGCTCGTCGTTTTCCAATGTGCATTTCAAGAGCAACGGCGTGCTCAGCGTGAACGTGCTGACCCCGGGTCACCAGGAGGTGTCGGGGGCGTTCTCCAACCGCCATCTCGATACCGAGCAGCGTTTTTCCTGCGCCTCCTGGAGCACCCTGGAAAGCGGTGCGCCGCTGCTGGATGAGGCACTGGTCAGTTTCGACTGCCGAATCGCCCAGGCTCATGAAGTGGGATCGCACACGATTTTCTATTGCGAAGTGCTGGGTATTCGTAATGGCGAAAGCGAGGAAGGCCTGGTGTATTTCAATCGCGCCTACCACCGGTTGGGAGATGCCTCCAAAGCAACTTCCTGA
- a CDS encoding adenylate kinase, whose product MSQRIYISGASGAGVSTLGAALAERLRIPHVDVDDYYWYPTDPPFEKSRPPEERLVLIKRVLADLPWALSGSLDGWGGEVIQSADLVVFVDTPTPLRMERLRSRESRRYGPRILPGGDMYANHQKFLTWAQSYEAGSRAGRSRPRHELWLKHLTKPTLRLNGEIAIAEMVMTVVAAISELTHQESTSG is encoded by the coding sequence GTGAGCCAACGGATTTATATCAGCGGAGCTTCAGGGGCAGGCGTGAGCACGTTAGGAGCAGCATTGGCTGAAAGGCTTCGCATACCTCATGTTGATGTCGATGATTACTATTGGTACCCGACGGATCCACCCTTCGAAAAATCACGTCCGCCTGAAGAGCGACTGGTTCTGATAAAACGAGTGCTGGCTGATCTCCCTTGGGCGCTGTCCGGATCATTGGATGGCTGGGGGGGCGAGGTGATTCAAAGCGCTGATCTGGTGGTATTCGTTGACACTCCGACACCGCTCCGTATGGAGCGCTTGAGGTCACGCGAATCACGACGGTATGGCCCGCGCATTTTGCCTGGCGGCGATATGTATGCGAACCACCAAAAATTTCTCACATGGGCGCAAAGCTATGAAGCAGGCAGTCGAGCGGGCCGTAGTAGACCTAGACATGAGCTGTGGCTCAAGCACTTGACTAAACCAACCCTCAGATTGAACGGAGAGATCGCGATCGCAGAAATGGTGATGACTGTAGTCGCGGCGATTTCAGAGTTGACTCACCAGGAATCAACAAGCGGTTGA
- a CDS encoding GntR family transcriptional regulator, whose product MTDRPILLPTMRQVSRDTLQDQVYRQIREALMSGRFQPGQKLTIRGLAEALGSSPMPVREALNRLSAENAFEVTETSRLRVRMMTPERLREIRDARVALEGLLAEKAVILLNDADLKDISHLCDQMQQAADSVDVARYLWTNFAFHRRIYAVAKADLTIAAVENFWLHMGPCFALVAPDKAHLQRSMEAHNRIVEALAARDGAAARAAVTDDIMQAADSLARLIDKGDRSRSPVSGVKKA is encoded by the coding sequence ATGACAGATCGCCCAATCCTCCTGCCCACCATGCGTCAGGTTTCCCGCGACACCCTGCAGGATCAGGTCTACCGCCAGATCCGTGAAGCGCTGATGAGCGGCCGCTTCCAGCCAGGCCAGAAACTGACCATCCGCGGTCTTGCCGAGGCGCTGGGTTCCAGCCCGATGCCGGTGCGCGAAGCACTCAATCGACTCAGCGCAGAGAACGCCTTCGAAGTCACCGAGACCTCCCGCCTGCGTGTGCGCATGATGACCCCCGAACGACTGCGCGAGATCCGCGACGCCCGGGTTGCGCTCGAAGGCCTGTTGGCCGAGAAGGCCGTCATCCTGCTCAACGACGCCGACCTTAAAGACATCAGCCACCTGTGCGACCAGATGCAGCAAGCCGCCGACAGCGTCGATGTGGCCCGCTACCTGTGGACTAACTTCGCCTTCCACCGGCGCATCTATGCAGTGGCCAAAGCTGACCTGACCATCGCCGCCGTGGAGAATTTCTGGCTGCACATGGGCCCCTGCTTTGCGCTTGTCGCACCGGACAAAGCGCACCTGCAGCGCTCGATGGAAGCGCACAACCGCATCGTCGAGGCCCTGGCCGCGCGTGACGGGGCTGCGGCCCGGGCGGCAGTCACCGACGACATCATGCAGGCGGCCGACTCCCTGGCACGCCTGATCGACAAGGGCGACCGGTCACGGTCGCCGGTTTCTGGAGTAAAGAAAGCATGA
- a CDS encoding SDR family oxidoreductase produces the protein MSVLNRLIPYTGLRVLISGGAAGIGEVLAAAYMEAGAKVHVCDVSEAAIAAFRDRYPDSVATRADVGDPAQIEAVFKVQREQFGGLDVLVNNAGIAGPTAGIDAVTDEEWQRTIDINLTAQYRFAHHAVPLLKASPNAHLIHIASVAGRLGYAWRTPYAATKWAIVGLMKSLASELGESDIRVNALLPGIVEGPRMDGVIRARAEQMNVPEAQMRGEYLKKISLKRMVTAEDVAAMALFLCSPAARNVTGQAISVDGNVEYL, from the coding sequence ATGAGCGTTCTCAATCGACTGATTCCCTACACCGGCCTGCGGGTGCTGATCTCTGGCGGCGCGGCCGGGATCGGTGAAGTGCTGGCAGCGGCTTACATGGAGGCGGGTGCAAAAGTGCATGTGTGTGATGTCAGCGAAGCCGCCATTGCAGCATTCCGCGACCGTTACCCGGACAGCGTTGCCACCCGTGCCGATGTGGGTGACCCGGCGCAGATTGAGGCGGTATTCAAGGTTCAGCGCGAACAGTTCGGTGGCCTCGATGTCCTGGTCAATAACGCCGGGATCGCCGGGCCGACCGCCGGGATCGATGCGGTCACCGACGAGGAATGGCAGCGCACCATCGACATCAACCTCACGGCGCAATACCGCTTTGCCCATCACGCGGTGCCGCTGCTCAAAGCGTCACCCAACGCACATCTGATCCACATCGCGTCGGTGGCCGGCCGCCTGGGTTACGCCTGGCGCACGCCGTATGCCGCGACCAAGTGGGCCATCGTCGGCCTGATGAAATCCCTGGCATCCGAGTTGGGTGAAAGCGACATCCGCGTCAACGCCTTGCTGCCCGGCATCGTCGAAGGCCCGCGCATGGACGGGGTGATTCGCGCCCGCGCCGAGCAGATGAACGTGCCAGAAGCGCAGATGCGTGGGGAGTACCTGAAAAAGATCTCGCTCAAACGCATGGTCACCGCCGAGGACGTTGCCGCCATGGCGCTGTTCCTGTGTTCGCCCGCCGCACGCAACGTGACCGGCCAGGCCATCAGCGTCGATGGCAACGTCGAGTACCTCTAA
- a CDS encoding OprD family porin — protein sequence MFQKSWVSRGVATAAVMGIFTPVVAHADFVDDSQVSLGMRNFYIDRDFKQHDAPQSRVGSWTQGFDFRAISGYTEGTLQFGLDLSAQYAYRLDGGGGRGPDTIIPYDTSKGEQVRDYGRAALTGKVRYNKTELKIGELRPTLPVAYIDDSRQLITTYHGVQIESKEVDKLTLTGGRFTEISSRESSNTEKMYLFNGPNIKRRSDGLNFGGATYAFTPNLSGTYFFGQLEDIYKQHYLGLTYNHDLGAGYGLKTDLRYFNNSEDGKALYGDIDNKSYGVMTTLKKGAHAIGVGYQRMLGESTFPTLNGYAPQPYLVNWSTVAFVKPNESSWQLRYDYNFAGIGLPGLKLMTRYMRGTGVDRGSNALDQNVESERNIVLGYVVQSGALKDVGFEWRRIDVKTRYGNGNASGPDYQENRLVTTYTWKF from the coding sequence ATGTTTCAGAAGAGCTGGGTAAGCCGCGGCGTCGCCACTGCGGCGGTGATGGGGATCTTCACACCGGTGGTTGCGCATGCCGACTTCGTCGACGACAGCCAGGTCAGCCTGGGGATGCGCAACTTCTATATCGACCGCGATTTCAAACAGCATGACGCCCCGCAATCACGGGTCGGCAGTTGGACCCAAGGCTTCGATTTTCGCGCAATCTCGGGTTACACCGAGGGCACGCTGCAGTTTGGCCTGGACCTCTCGGCGCAGTACGCCTATCGCCTGGACGGCGGCGGTGGCCGTGGGCCGGACACCATCATTCCGTACGACACCAGCAAGGGCGAGCAAGTCCGGGACTATGGCCGGGCGGCGCTGACCGGGAAGGTTCGTTACAACAAGACCGAGCTGAAGATCGGTGAGCTGCGTCCGACGTTGCCGGTGGCTTACATCGACGACTCGCGGCAATTGATCACCACCTATCACGGGGTGCAGATCGAATCCAAAGAAGTCGACAAGCTGACGCTGACCGGTGGCCGTTTTACCGAAATCAGTTCCCGGGAGTCTTCCAATACCGAAAAGATGTACTTGTTCAATGGGCCCAACATTAAACGTCGCAGTGACGGCCTGAACTTCGGTGGCGCCACCTATGCGTTTACCCCGAACTTGTCCGGTACGTATTTTTTCGGTCAGCTGGAGGATATCTATAAACAACACTATCTGGGCTTGACCTACAACCATGACCTGGGTGCCGGTTACGGCTTGAAGACAGACCTTCGTTACTTCAATAACAGTGAAGACGGCAAGGCACTGTATGGCGATATCGACAACAAGTCCTACGGGGTCATGACCACGTTGAAGAAGGGGGCTCATGCCATCGGTGTCGGCTACCAGCGCATGCTTGGCGAATCGACATTCCCGACGCTCAACGGCTATGCGCCGCAGCCTTACCTGGTGAACTGGTCGACAGTGGCGTTCGTCAAGCCGAACGAAAGCTCCTGGCAACTGCGTTATGACTACAACTTCGCGGGCATCGGTTTGCCAGGGTTGAAATTGATGACGCGTTACATGCGCGGCACCGGTGTCGACCGGGGCAGCAATGCCCTCGACCAGAACGTCGAAAGCGAACGCAACATCGTGCTCGGTTATGTGGTGCAAAGCGGAGCGCTCAAGGACGTGGGTTTCGAATGGCGCCGCATCGACGTCAAGACGCGCTATGGCAATGGCAATGCGTCGGGACCGGACTATCAGGAAAACCGCCTGGTCACCACATACACCTGGAAGTTCTGA
- a CDS encoding MFS transporter, translating into MTITRTIGTPDTPRDSATLNKLMFVKLMPLLIAAYVLSFLDRTNIALAKHQLDIDLGISAAAYGLGAGLFFLTYALSEVPSNLIMHKVGARFWIARIMVTWGLISAAMAFVQGETSFYVLRLLLGIAEAGLFPGVMLYLTYWFGREQRARATGYFLLGVCFANIIGGPLGAALMQLDGVWGWRGWQWMFMLEGLPAVFFAMVVWKKLPDRPSKAPWLSAAEAEQIERRLAAESEEGAGAGGHSFKQCLTPQILLAILVYFCHQITIYTVIFFLPGIIGKYGELSTLQIGLLTSLPWLAAAAGAIALPRFATTPARARQMLVAGLLTMAAGLGIASLAGPVISLLGFCISAVMFFVVQSIIFLYPASRLKGAALAGGLGFVNSCGLLGGFVGPSVMGLIEQSTGNAMNGMKIVAIILVLAAIAALRLRQGHEHKVDKQRLQSRRQPV; encoded by the coding sequence ATGACAATAACAAGAACCATCGGAACACCTGATACCCCCCGAGACTCGGCGACGCTGAACAAGTTGATGTTCGTCAAGCTGATGCCGTTGCTGATTGCGGCCTACGTGCTGAGCTTTCTTGACCGGACCAACATCGCGTTGGCCAAGCATCAACTGGATATCGACCTGGGCATTTCCGCTGCCGCCTACGGGCTGGGAGCCGGGCTGTTCTTTCTCACCTACGCACTGTCGGAAGTGCCCAGCAACCTGATCATGCACAAGGTCGGCGCGCGGTTCTGGATTGCGCGAATCATGGTCACCTGGGGTTTGATCTCGGCGGCGATGGCGTTCGTCCAGGGCGAAACGTCGTTCTACGTGTTGCGCCTGCTGCTGGGCATCGCCGAAGCGGGGCTGTTCCCTGGCGTCATGCTGTACCTGACATACTGGTTCGGCCGCGAACAACGGGCGCGGGCCACCGGTTATTTTCTGTTGGGCGTGTGTTTCGCCAACATCATCGGCGGGCCACTGGGTGCCGCGCTCATGCAACTGGACGGTGTGTGGGGCTGGCGTGGTTGGCAGTGGATGTTCATGCTCGAGGGCCTGCCGGCGGTGTTCTTCGCCATGGTGGTCTGGAAAAAATTGCCGGACCGTCCCAGCAAGGCGCCTTGGCTGAGCGCCGCCGAAGCCGAGCAGATCGAACGGCGGTTGGCCGCTGAATCGGAGGAGGGCGCCGGCGCCGGCGGTCACTCGTTCAAACAATGCCTGACCCCGCAGATTCTGTTGGCGATCCTGGTCTACTTCTGCCACCAGATCACGATCTACACGGTGATCTTTTTCCTGCCCGGCATCATCGGCAAATACGGCGAGCTGAGTACCTTGCAGATCGGCTTGTTGACTTCCCTGCCTTGGCTGGCGGCCGCTGCGGGCGCTATCGCACTGCCCCGATTTGCCACCACGCCGGCGCGTGCCCGGCAAATGCTGGTCGCGGGTTTGCTGACCATGGCCGCAGGCCTGGGAATCGCCTCGCTGGCGGGACCGGTGATCAGTCTGCTGGGCTTCTGCATATCGGCGGTGATGTTCTTCGTCGTGCAGTCGATCATCTTTCTCTACCCCGCTTCGCGACTCAAGGGCGCGGCGCTCGCAGGAGGGTTGGGATTCGTCAACTCGTGCGGCCTGCTGGGCGGTTTCGTCGGCCCCTCCGTGATGGGGTTGATCGAGCAAAGTACCGGCAATGCCATGAACGGCATGAAAATCGTGGCGATTATCCTGGTGCTCGCGGCGATAGCGGCATTGCGATTGCGTCAGGGCCATGAGCACAAGGTGGATAAACAACGGCTGCAAAGTCGGCGACAGCCTGTGTGA